One window of the Triticum dicoccoides isolate Atlit2015 ecotype Zavitan chromosome 3B, WEW_v2.0, whole genome shotgun sequence genome contains the following:
- the LOC119279418 gene encoding zinc finger CCCH domain-containing protein 1-like codes for MEGESHAAANAFNGAPTRRSGEDVIVLSSATARPPRSVEAVVLVDAEGEGQGQGPRMEMEAPPEKLYFKTRLCDKYEDTGRCMYEDGCTFAHGRAELRPPAPPVGGFTVAGGGRVVNGGGKVCFNFRDTGTCHFGDKCAFPHAAPSGHAIRFTGDQKVLTSPGPRYAGPGTARAYPYPPVIPPAARDHPAQMTEENGGKKPNRLMLMSQRKISGIYGDLLPGQERQEE; via the exons ATGGAGGGGGAGAGCCACGCCGCCGCCAACGCCTTCAACGGCGCCCCGACACGCCGCTCGGGGGAGGACGTCATCGTCCTGTCCTCGGCGACGGCGAGGCCGCCGCggtcggtggaggcggtggtgctgGTGGACGCGGAGGGGGAGGGGCAGGGGCAGGGGCCGCGCATGGAGATGGAGGCGCCGCCGGAGAAGCTGTACTTCAAAACCAGGCTCTGCGACAAGTACGAGGACACCGGCCGCTGCATGTACGAGGACGGTTGCACCTTCGCGCACGGCCGCGCCGAGCTTCGCCCGCCGGCCCCCCCTGTCGGCGGCTTCACCGTTGCCGGCGGCGGCAGGGTTGTCAACGGCGGCGGCAAGGTGTGCTTCAACTTCAGGGACACGGGCACCTGCCATTTTGGGGACAAGTGCGCCTTCCCCCACGCTGCACCATCAG GTCACGCGATTCGCTTCACCGGGGACCAGAAGGTGCTGACATCCCCAGGGCCGCGCTACGCCGGCCCGGGCACCGCCAGGGCGTACCCGTACCCGCCGGTGATTCCCCCGGCCGCGCGTGATCATCCTGCCCAGATGACTGAGGAGAACGGGGGCAAAAAGCCCAACAGGCTGATGCTCATGAGCCAGCGGAAGATCAGCGGGATCTACGGCGACTTGCTGCCGGGGCAGGAGAGGCAGGAGGAGTGA